The Canis aureus isolate CA01 chromosome 24, VMU_Caureus_v.1.0, whole genome shotgun sequence nucleotide sequence GGGCAGGGGCCCCTTGTCATGGTGTTTTCTAGGGTGCCCTGCCCTAacatgggcacctggctggtggaaggaaggggcaggggatGCTGGAATGGtggccctgctgctgctgctccatgTCAGGGGATGGCAGGACGGGGTCCCCCCGGTGCCACAGGGTACTCCGTGTCCCAGCCCTGTCTGTTCCCTGATCTGGTCATAGCATCCTCCTTGGGCGATGGGGATTGGGGGGACCAATGCCTGCACCCCACCCAAGCAGGCCCTCTAAAGGTCCCCTTGTGGGGTACCTCCCCTGAGGTGCCCCTGGGGGTGCGAGCTTGGGGGCCTCTCTCCGGGGACCCGGCCTGAGACCCATCAGCTGATGCAGGCCCTTCCTGGGTCTCAGGTCCCCGCCCAGGGCCCCCACGGGTGAGTGCGGGTCTATACTCAGTACGGACTGACATGCAATgacagatggggtggggggaggcgccGGCCCCTCCCGTGCCCCTGGTGGGGTGCTGagggctccctctgccccacagGTGCCTCCAGGCCCTTCTCCTGGCCCTGATCTTGCTCCTGCTGGCCAGCATCCTGTACATGAACACCGGGCTGTTCACACCGTGAGTGCTACCCCGGGTGCCCCCTGGTTTGGGCACGGCACCCCCGTGGCCCCTTCTGGGTGGCAGCCAGCCCTGGCTGGCTGTCCTGACAGTTCATCCTCCCTGTAGGAGGAGGGCTGGGCCCTTCCTTCTGGGGATCCCATAGCCTTCTGGAGGCTTCCTGTGGCTTCCTTCTGGGAGGGCTCcgggggtggaggtgggcccCGGGCTGGCGTGTCTCAGGCAGAGCTGCTGTGTGCAGAGGGTGAGCAGGtgccaggaggcagggctggggtccATGGCAGGTCTGGGAAGGTCCGGagccctgctccctgcctgccGGTGGTTCATCTTATGTGAGGTTCATCCTATGTGAGGCCCAGGGTCCACGGATGGCCCCCTAGGCCCTGTGCTTTGGCTCGGCCGCCAGGAGGTCTTGTGGCTCCAGGGttcttccccccgcccctccacctCTCGGGTTGGATCTCCCAGGGTACCACAGGTCCCTGGGTCCCTCTGCTGGTCCCCCTTCTTGCCCAGGCTGGCACAGGTCTCTGGATCCTTACTAGACTGGCACTGGGGCATGAAGGGGGCCTGCTGCTCAGGCGGGAGTCATAGCAAGGTGGGTGCCATCCTGGGGTCACGAGAGTGGGCACCAGCGTCCCCACTGGCCCTGGTGTCAGGTTGGCCAGTACAGGCTTGAAGGTCAGGCCAGAAGCGCTGGATGTGCTGTCCAGGCCACAGGACCAGAGCCGTGCTGGGCACCCTGGGGACCAGACAGGAGGTTGGGGGCCAGAGGGGCTACAGGGACCCAGGGGCCCAACCTGTGGCATGAGGGGGGATGGATGCTGCAGCCACTCAGGGAGCCACCAGGTCTGTGCCAGTGGGACCTGGGGGTCCACATGGCTCGGGGCCTCCTGGTGGATGGAAGCACAACGATGGCCTGAGGCTGGGGTGCGGAGTTTGGGAGTCACTGGTAGAAAAAGTGTGGATTAGAGGATCTCAGATTAGGGAAGGGGTGGTGACGGAAGGTGGCTTGTGGTCCCCATGGCTGGGTCGTCCACGGACCCTCCCTGGTTGACCATGGCCATGctgtcctcccctcccagctTGCTTGGGGGCCGGGCCGAGGGGCCGCCCATCATCAACGTCATGTTCCTCAAGACGCACAAGACGGCCAGCAGCACGGTGCTCAACATCCTCTTCCGCTTCGCGGAGACGCACAACCTGTCGGTGGCGCTGCCCGCAGGCAAGAGCTTCCACCTGGGGTACCCCTGGCTCTTCCTGGCGCGCTACGTGGAGGGCTGGGAGGGCTCGAAGCCCGGCCTGCAGCTGCGTTTTAACATCATGTGCAACCACCTGAGGTTCAACCTGCCCGAGGTGCGGGGAACTGCGGGGCCATGGGGCTGGGAAAGGGGGGGAGCGGAGGAGGGGGCACTTTGTGCCTCTGAGGAGTGACCGTGGGGGGGTGGTCGTGGTCTAGACATTGTCGTGCAGACCCTGCCAGAGCCTCCCGTGGGCACAGGGGGAGCTGCACACCCTGCTCCCTCCCCCGACAGCTGCCCCAATTTGCTCCTGGAAGTGCAGGGGGCACCCTGGTGGCCTGCGCTCTCTCTATCTGCGTCCCTGGACGCCTGCTTCCCCAACTGCCcccccacctcttcctcctcaggacctttgcacatggtCCCCCTTGAGGGCACACCCCTCACAGCTCCTCCTCTGGGTCACTGGGGTCTCAGGGTAGAGGTCACTTCCCGGGGAAGGTGTCCCTGACTTGCCACCCCAAGGCTGGGTGGGGAGAAGGCAGGTGGGGCTCACTTCAAGTGTTTTGGGACCTTCTGGACACTGGCGGCCACGCGGGGAGAGGAGAGCAGCTCCCGCCTGGGCGCCCGAGGGACCCGCCAGCCACCAGCCCTTCCCATCGTGTCTCCAAACAGGTGCAGAAAATCATGCCCAACGACACGTTCTACTTCTCCATCCTCAGAAACCCCGTGTTCCAGCTGGAGTCCTCCTTCATCTACTACAGGGGCTACGTCCCCGCGTTCAGGAACGTGCGGACCCTGGACGCCTTCCTGGCCTCACCGCGGACCTACTACAACCAGAAAGGGGGCCTGCACAACGCCCACGCCAGGAACAACATGTGGTTCGACCTGGGCTTCGACAACAACGCGCCGGCAGAGGAGGGCTACGTGCGCGCACGCCTGGCCGACGTGGAGAAGCGCTTCCAGCTGGTGCTCATCGCCGAGCACTTTGACGAGTCCATGGTGCTGCTGCGGCACCTGCTGCGCTGGCAGCTGGACGACGTGGTGGCCTTCCGCCTCAACTCGCGCAGCCAGCTCAGTGTGACCCGCCTGACGCCCGAGGCCCAGGAGCGCGCCAAGCGCTGGTGCGCCCTGGACTGGCGCCTGTACCAGCACTTCAACCGCACATTCTGGGCACGCGTGCAGGCCGAGCTGGGGCCCCGGCGCCTGCGCTCCGAAGTGGCCCGGCTGCGGGCGCGGCGGCAGGAGCTCATGACACAGTGCCTGCAGGACGGCGTGGCCAAGAACAAGACGCAGATCACCGACCCCCGGCTGCACCCCTACCAGTCGGGTGACGCCAGCATCCTGGGCTACAACCTCCGGCCGGACCTGGACAACCAGACGCAGCAGGTGTGTCGCAGGATGGTCATGCCTGAGCTCCAGTACATGGCCCACCTGTACGCCCTGCAGTTCCCCAACAAGCCCCTCAAGAAGATCCCCTTCCCCCAGTAGAGGGACAGCGCCAGGGACAGGCCCCCGTCCCGGCATCGCTCCCGTCGTCGCCGAGACACCGGCTCACGGTGGGGGGCTGCCGGGGCAGTGGCTGGCCAGGCGGAGACCCCCATGGAGGCACCCACCCGTGATCCACCTCCTTGGAGGCGCCTCTGCCGTGGGAGCCTGGTCCAGGGTGGTGGGCACGCCCAGCCTGTGGGGATGACCTGGTGCGTCAGGTGGGGTGGTCTCAGCAGGTGGGAAAGGGAGTGGTACTTAATCACATGTTGATGGAAGAACATACACGGGCTCCTTGGCCATCAGAGGGACCCCACCCAGGGAATCCAGAGGGCTTGGACAGCAGGGTCGGGGGGCCTCCGAGGAGTCCACGGCAGCTCCCGGGGTCTGCGGGCCGTGGGCCGTGGCGCTGGTCGCAGATGCCGGGCAGTCCCCGCCCGCGGGCAGCGCCTGGAAGCTGGCAGGAGGCCGTAGGGATCCGGAACGTCCAGCTTCCCATCTCTGGCTGTCGGCGGCTTCTTTGCGACTGAAGATTGGGTTTCGGTTGAGAAATGTGAAAACCGCTTCTGGTCAGAGCCCAGCTTCCTGTTGGGATGGCCCCCCGGGATGACCGGTGCAGGAGGAAACGTCTGACCTGCGGGACCTTCGCCCGTGGCTCACACCCGCCGTCGTCCCGGAGACACACTGGAGGCTGTCCCTGTTTGTCAATGGTGGGGAGGGACTGGGGGGCTCCTGCCCAGCGGGACGCGGTCCCAGCTGTCTGGCAGCCCACGGGTGAGAGCCGGCAGGGGTGCCCACGGGGGCTGTAGATCCTGGGTCCCGAGAGATGCTGGGTGCCTGCAGTGCccaagaaacagaggctcagccCGGCCCATCTGCTGGGCGCCCGGGGTCCCTTTCCTCCCACGGGAGGGTCCTTGGCCCTGAAGACCCCAGGAGCCCGGCCAGGGACCTGGGGAGGGGCTCTGTGTGGGGCCCTGGCCGCACCCCTCAGGGCCAGCCCGGTGGTCAGAACAGGCAGCAGCTCCCAGGTTCATGGAGGGAGAT carries:
- the GAL3ST2 gene encoding galactose-3-O-sulfotransferase 2, with amino-acid sequence MPAAPGGNRRCLQALLLALILLLLASILYMNTGLFTPLLGGRAEGPPIINVMFLKTHKTASSTVLNILFRFAETHNLSVALPAGKSFHLGYPWLFLARYVEGWEGSKPGLQLRFNIMCNHLRFNLPEVQKIMPNDTFYFSILRNPVFQLESSFIYYRGYVPAFRNVRTLDAFLASPRTYYNQKGGLHNAHARNNMWFDLGFDNNAPAEEGYVRARLADVEKRFQLVLIAEHFDESMVLLRHLLRWQLDDVVAFRLNSRSQLSVTRLTPEAQERAKRWCALDWRLYQHFNRTFWARVQAELGPRRLRSEVARLRARRQELMTQCLQDGVAKNKTQITDPRLHPYQSGDASILGYNLRPDLDNQTQQVCRRMVMPELQYMAHLYALQFPNKPLKKIPFPQ